One window of the Spea bombifrons isolate aSpeBom1 chromosome 8, aSpeBom1.2.pri, whole genome shotgun sequence genome contains the following:
- the EXOC3L2 gene encoding exocyst complex component 3-like protein 2 isoform X2 — MLFGGGRSRLQELQTETMPVVAPNPFDEDTPMDRPSPEGGNPFIEEEVEGKREHMGSDAKRRGTLEKIAGLSPFWKSGKGLLGVRGTPEKRRGRRKSEDVSLLSAGRKKDTGCGEEDGGGPGVGTKRLSFLWLGGGGGSGGNRSRRESMVEVVPERNEVANENEKVREPLSVLEILHLIQQRELRSADQHIIELEAECDGGGSPDGVLKSPGRQAKDVTLLYEALMKEMWAVVDESLNNKGKHLKLDEVIGVIQQEEAREGPPGSKDVRRHWVEAVGRSVDQRLKNNLEGKMGSLPSQAERVKRTAVEDLTSVKNHLVCSYPKDFEVFRIYLSAYHRGIAEWLTTAAKRNLETNEIYFLLDWNSNVYCRDVLSRPEISLLINPSELGPLLSPEIQRMLEEQCVNAVQLRVCQRLEEELKGEQERWKLEAKNEEMLSNFSGRVIQIMKPHVDRAPGISEGFGVMMSRSCLSCFSEFLHSFQKTVEKYHAERDEVTETSESYICRVISVVNCCPPFREFAARMAQLDAELGREPLRQAESSLDRITGLCTRGICDLVLRDLKPCSRKLLGRRWLSSSEACDGMVSTLAERAPSLRKMSQGPYQVAVSELHRKVLLELVRPLVQGKMACTTSKTRKKVAAKLKEEARQLGQIFSRLESPQPSLDTVIPRLAEILVLDDIAAIQMEVGMLAADFPDFRKRHLSALLDVRGLWDPGPRHEILGVLQDLEGTDVLVPSRGSPGFFADILITRDTRCINVSLSRASQLGRRALSHLGRRQRSTQNRGLGQGEEDTQL; from the exons ATGCTTTTTGGGGGAGGAAGGAGTCGGTTACAGGAATTGCA GACTGAAACCATGCCAGTTGTTGCCCCAAACCCATTTGATGAGGATACTCCTATGGATCGTCCCTCCCCAGAGGGTGGAAACCCATTCATTGAAGAAGAAGTGGAAGGGAAAAGAGAACACATGGGATCAGACGCCAAGCGCCGGGGAACACTAGAGAAGATTGCAGGCCTGTCTCCCTTCTGGAAGAGCGGAAAGGGTCTGCTTGGGGTACGAGGAACCCCAGAAAAAAGACGAGGTCGGAGAAAGTCAGAGGATGTCAGCCTGCTGTCAGCTGGCCGCAAGAAAGACACAGGGTGTGGAGAGGAGGATGGAGGAGGTCCTGGTGTTGGCACCAAGCGCCTCTCCTTCTTGTGGTTAGGAGGCGGAGGAGGCAGCGGAGGAAACCGTTCACGCAGGGAGTCCATGGTAGAAGTCGTGCCGGAAAGGAATGAAGTAGCAAATGAGAATGAAAAGGTCCGGGAGCCACTTTCAG TCCTGGAAATCCTCCACCTGATCCAGCAGAGAGAGCTGCGGTCAGCAGACCAGCACATTATAGAACTGGAGGCAGAATGTGACGGAGGGGGAAGTCCGGATGGGGTCCTCAAGAGTCCGGGTCGACAAGCTAAGGATGTAACACTACTTTACGAGGCCCTTATGAAAGAGATGTGGGCCGTGGTGGACGAGTCACTTAACAACAAGGGTAAACACCTGAAACTGGACGAAGTCATTGGGGTTATCCAGCAAGAGGAGGCCCGTGAAGGACCCCCAGGGAGCAAAGACGTGAGAAGACATTGGGTGGAAGCAGTTGGGAGGAGTGTGGATCAACGACTAAAAAACAATTTAGAGGGCAAAATGGGCTCGCTACCGTCACAAGCAGAGAGGGTGAAGAGGACTGCAGTGGAAGATCTGACATCAGTGAAGAACCATCTG GTCTGCTCTTACCCAAAGGACTTTGAGGTTTTCCGGATCTACCTTTCGGCGTATCATCGAGGTATTGCTGAGTGGCTCACCACAGCGGCCAAGCGAAATCTGGAAACCAACGAGATTTACTTCCTTCTGGACTGGAACAGTAATGTCTACTGCAG GGATGTCCTCTCTCGACCTGAGATTTCCCTCCTTATTAACCCTTCGGAGCTGGGTCCCCTCCTGTCCCCGGAAATACAGAGGATGCTGGAAGAGCAGTGCGTGAATGCGGTGCAG CTCCGTGTGTGCCAAAGGCTGGAAGAAGAGCTGAAAGGAGAGCAAGAGCGATGGAAACTAGAAGCGAAAAACGAGGAGATGCTTTCAAATTTTAGTGGCCGGGTCATCCAG ATAATGAAGCCCCACGTGGACCGGGCACCTGGCATTAGCGAAGGCTTTGGAGTCATGATGTCCCGATCTTGCCTAAGCTGCTTCTCAGAGTTCCTGCACAG CTTCCAAAAAACTGTAGAAAAATACCACGCCGAGAGAGACGAGGTGACCGAGACCTCCGAATCCTACATCTGTAGAGTCATCAGTGTTGTCAACTGCTGCCCTCCATTTAG GGAATTTGCCGCTCGCATGGCACAGTTAGATGCAGAACTTGGGCGCGAGCCTCTGCGACAGGCAGAATCCTCTCTGGACCGCATCACCGGCCTCTGCACGCGTGGGATCTGCGACCTGGTGCTGCGCGACTTGAAG CCCTGCTCCCGGAAGCTCCTGGGCCGTCGGTGGCTGAGCAGTTCGGAAGCATGTGACGGCATGGTGTCAACTTTAGCAGAACGAGCTCCTTCTCTACGCAAAATGAGCCAGGGGCCCTACCAG GTAGCGGTCTCTGAACTCCATCGAAAGGTGCTGCTTGAGCTCGTTCGTCCGCTTGTTCAAGGAAAGATGGCCTGCACCACCTCGAAGACCAGGAAAAAAGTGGCAGCAAAACTAAAAGAAGAAGCTAGACAGCTGGGGCAGATCTTCAGCAGGCTG GAATCTCCTCAACCTTCTTTGGATACAGTAATCCCACGCCTTGCAGAGATTCTCGTCCTGGACGACATTGCAGCCATTCAGATGGAGGTTGGGATGTTAGCCGCAGACTTCCCCGACTTCAG AAAGCGCCACCTGTCGGCCCTTTTGGATGTTCGAGGCCTCTGGGATCCAGGTCCCAGGCATGAGATTCTAGGCGTTCTCCAAGACCTAGAAGGTACAGATGTTCTAGTGCCTTCACGAGGTTCTCCAGGATTCTTTGCAGATATTCTTATCACACGTGACACGCGCTGCATCAATGTTAGCCTCTCCAGAGCCTCGCAACTGGGCAGAAGAGCCTTGAGTCACCTCGGTCGGCGACAAAGGAGCACTCAGAACCGAGGTTTAGGACAAGGGGAAGAAGACACGCAGCTCTAA
- the EXOC3L2 gene encoding exocyst complex component 3-like protein 2 isoform X3 encodes MPVVAPNPFDEDTPMDRPSPEGGNPFIEEEVEGKREHMGSDAKRRGTLEKIAGLSPFWKSGKGLLGVRGTPEKRRGRRKSEDVSLLSAGRKKDTGCGEEDGGGPGVGTKRLSFLWLGGGGGSGGNRSRRESMVEVVPERNEVANENEKVREPLSVLEILHLIQQRELRSADQHIIELEAECDGGGSPDGVLKSPGRQAKDVTLLYEALMKEMWAVVDESLNNKGKHLKLDEVIGVIQQEEAREGPPGSKDVRRHWVEAVGRSVDQRLKNNLEGKMGSLPSQAERVKRTAVEDLTSVKNHLVCSYPKDFEVFRIYLSAYHRGIAEWLTTAAKRNLETNEIYFLLDWNSNVYCRDVLSRPEISLLINPSELGPLLSPEIQRMLEEQCVNAVQLRVCQRLEEELKGEQERWKLEAKNEEMLSNFSGRVIQIMKPHVDRAPGISEGFGVMMSRSCLSCFSEFLHSFQKTVEKYHAERDEVTETSESYICRVISVVNCCPPFREFAARMAQLDAELGREPLRQAESSLDRITGLCTRGICDLVLRDLKPCSRKLLGRRWLSSSEACDGMVSTLAERAPSLRKMSQGPYQVAVSELHRKVLLELVRPLVQGKMACTTSKTRKKVAAKLKEEARQLGQIFSRLESPQPSLDTVIPRLAEILVLDDIAAIQMEVGMLAADFPDFRKRHLSALLDVRGLWDPGPRHEILGVLQDLEGTDVLVPSRGSPGFFADILITRDTRCINVSLSRASQLGRRALSHLGRRQRSTQNRGLGQGEEDTQL; translated from the exons ATGCCAGTTGTTGCCCCAAACCCATTTGATGAGGATACTCCTATGGATCGTCCCTCCCCAGAGGGTGGAAACCCATTCATTGAAGAAGAAGTGGAAGGGAAAAGAGAACACATGGGATCAGACGCCAAGCGCCGGGGAACACTAGAGAAGATTGCAGGCCTGTCTCCCTTCTGGAAGAGCGGAAAGGGTCTGCTTGGGGTACGAGGAACCCCAGAAAAAAGACGAGGTCGGAGAAAGTCAGAGGATGTCAGCCTGCTGTCAGCTGGCCGCAAGAAAGACACAGGGTGTGGAGAGGAGGATGGAGGAGGTCCTGGTGTTGGCACCAAGCGCCTCTCCTTCTTGTGGTTAGGAGGCGGAGGAGGCAGCGGAGGAAACCGTTCACGCAGGGAGTCCATGGTAGAAGTCGTGCCGGAAAGGAATGAAGTAGCAAATGAGAATGAAAAGGTCCGGGAGCCACTTTCAG TCCTGGAAATCCTCCACCTGATCCAGCAGAGAGAGCTGCGGTCAGCAGACCAGCACATTATAGAACTGGAGGCAGAATGTGACGGAGGGGGAAGTCCGGATGGGGTCCTCAAGAGTCCGGGTCGACAAGCTAAGGATGTAACACTACTTTACGAGGCCCTTATGAAAGAGATGTGGGCCGTGGTGGACGAGTCACTTAACAACAAGGGTAAACACCTGAAACTGGACGAAGTCATTGGGGTTATCCAGCAAGAGGAGGCCCGTGAAGGACCCCCAGGGAGCAAAGACGTGAGAAGACATTGGGTGGAAGCAGTTGGGAGGAGTGTGGATCAACGACTAAAAAACAATTTAGAGGGCAAAATGGGCTCGCTACCGTCACAAGCAGAGAGGGTGAAGAGGACTGCAGTGGAAGATCTGACATCAGTGAAGAACCATCTG GTCTGCTCTTACCCAAAGGACTTTGAGGTTTTCCGGATCTACCTTTCGGCGTATCATCGAGGTATTGCTGAGTGGCTCACCACAGCGGCCAAGCGAAATCTGGAAACCAACGAGATTTACTTCCTTCTGGACTGGAACAGTAATGTCTACTGCAG GGATGTCCTCTCTCGACCTGAGATTTCCCTCCTTATTAACCCTTCGGAGCTGGGTCCCCTCCTGTCCCCGGAAATACAGAGGATGCTGGAAGAGCAGTGCGTGAATGCGGTGCAG CTCCGTGTGTGCCAAAGGCTGGAAGAAGAGCTGAAAGGAGAGCAAGAGCGATGGAAACTAGAAGCGAAAAACGAGGAGATGCTTTCAAATTTTAGTGGCCGGGTCATCCAG ATAATGAAGCCCCACGTGGACCGGGCACCTGGCATTAGCGAAGGCTTTGGAGTCATGATGTCCCGATCTTGCCTAAGCTGCTTCTCAGAGTTCCTGCACAG CTTCCAAAAAACTGTAGAAAAATACCACGCCGAGAGAGACGAGGTGACCGAGACCTCCGAATCCTACATCTGTAGAGTCATCAGTGTTGTCAACTGCTGCCCTCCATTTAG GGAATTTGCCGCTCGCATGGCACAGTTAGATGCAGAACTTGGGCGCGAGCCTCTGCGACAGGCAGAATCCTCTCTGGACCGCATCACCGGCCTCTGCACGCGTGGGATCTGCGACCTGGTGCTGCGCGACTTGAAG CCCTGCTCCCGGAAGCTCCTGGGCCGTCGGTGGCTGAGCAGTTCGGAAGCATGTGACGGCATGGTGTCAACTTTAGCAGAACGAGCTCCTTCTCTACGCAAAATGAGCCAGGGGCCCTACCAG GTAGCGGTCTCTGAACTCCATCGAAAGGTGCTGCTTGAGCTCGTTCGTCCGCTTGTTCAAGGAAAGATGGCCTGCACCACCTCGAAGACCAGGAAAAAAGTGGCAGCAAAACTAAAAGAAGAAGCTAGACAGCTGGGGCAGATCTTCAGCAGGCTG GAATCTCCTCAACCTTCTTTGGATACAGTAATCCCACGCCTTGCAGAGATTCTCGTCCTGGACGACATTGCAGCCATTCAGATGGAGGTTGGGATGTTAGCCGCAGACTTCCCCGACTTCAG AAAGCGCCACCTGTCGGCCCTTTTGGATGTTCGAGGCCTCTGGGATCCAGGTCCCAGGCATGAGATTCTAGGCGTTCTCCAAGACCTAGAAGGTACAGATGTTCTAGTGCCTTCACGAGGTTCTCCAGGATTCTTTGCAGATATTCTTATCACACGTGACACGCGCTGCATCAATGTTAGCCTCTCCAGAGCCTCGCAACTGGGCAGAAGAGCCTTGAGTCACCTCGGTCGGCGACAAAGGAGCACTCAGAACCGAGGTTTAGGACAAGGGGAAGAAGACACGCAGCTCTAA
- the EXOC3L2 gene encoding exocyst complex component 3-like protein 2 isoform X1 has product MLFGGGRSRLQELQCTLWTETMPVVAPNPFDEDTPMDRPSPEGGNPFIEEEVEGKREHMGSDAKRRGTLEKIAGLSPFWKSGKGLLGVRGTPEKRRGRRKSEDVSLLSAGRKKDTGCGEEDGGGPGVGTKRLSFLWLGGGGGSGGNRSRRESMVEVVPERNEVANENEKVREPLSVLEILHLIQQRELRSADQHIIELEAECDGGGSPDGVLKSPGRQAKDVTLLYEALMKEMWAVVDESLNNKGKHLKLDEVIGVIQQEEAREGPPGSKDVRRHWVEAVGRSVDQRLKNNLEGKMGSLPSQAERVKRTAVEDLTSVKNHLVCSYPKDFEVFRIYLSAYHRGIAEWLTTAAKRNLETNEIYFLLDWNSNVYCRDVLSRPEISLLINPSELGPLLSPEIQRMLEEQCVNAVQLRVCQRLEEELKGEQERWKLEAKNEEMLSNFSGRVIQIMKPHVDRAPGISEGFGVMMSRSCLSCFSEFLHSFQKTVEKYHAERDEVTETSESYICRVISVVNCCPPFREFAARMAQLDAELGREPLRQAESSLDRITGLCTRGICDLVLRDLKPCSRKLLGRRWLSSSEACDGMVSTLAERAPSLRKMSQGPYQVAVSELHRKVLLELVRPLVQGKMACTTSKTRKKVAAKLKEEARQLGQIFSRLESPQPSLDTVIPRLAEILVLDDIAAIQMEVGMLAADFPDFRKRHLSALLDVRGLWDPGPRHEILGVLQDLEGTDVLVPSRGSPGFFADILITRDTRCINVSLSRASQLGRRALSHLGRRQRSTQNRGLGQGEEDTQL; this is encoded by the exons ATGCTTTTTGGGGGAGGAAGGAGTCGGTTACAGGAATTGCAGTGCACACTTTG GACTGAAACCATGCCAGTTGTTGCCCCAAACCCATTTGATGAGGATACTCCTATGGATCGTCCCTCCCCAGAGGGTGGAAACCCATTCATTGAAGAAGAAGTGGAAGGGAAAAGAGAACACATGGGATCAGACGCCAAGCGCCGGGGAACACTAGAGAAGATTGCAGGCCTGTCTCCCTTCTGGAAGAGCGGAAAGGGTCTGCTTGGGGTACGAGGAACCCCAGAAAAAAGACGAGGTCGGAGAAAGTCAGAGGATGTCAGCCTGCTGTCAGCTGGCCGCAAGAAAGACACAGGGTGTGGAGAGGAGGATGGAGGAGGTCCTGGTGTTGGCACCAAGCGCCTCTCCTTCTTGTGGTTAGGAGGCGGAGGAGGCAGCGGAGGAAACCGTTCACGCAGGGAGTCCATGGTAGAAGTCGTGCCGGAAAGGAATGAAGTAGCAAATGAGAATGAAAAGGTCCGGGAGCCACTTTCAG TCCTGGAAATCCTCCACCTGATCCAGCAGAGAGAGCTGCGGTCAGCAGACCAGCACATTATAGAACTGGAGGCAGAATGTGACGGAGGGGGAAGTCCGGATGGGGTCCTCAAGAGTCCGGGTCGACAAGCTAAGGATGTAACACTACTTTACGAGGCCCTTATGAAAGAGATGTGGGCCGTGGTGGACGAGTCACTTAACAACAAGGGTAAACACCTGAAACTGGACGAAGTCATTGGGGTTATCCAGCAAGAGGAGGCCCGTGAAGGACCCCCAGGGAGCAAAGACGTGAGAAGACATTGGGTGGAAGCAGTTGGGAGGAGTGTGGATCAACGACTAAAAAACAATTTAGAGGGCAAAATGGGCTCGCTACCGTCACAAGCAGAGAGGGTGAAGAGGACTGCAGTGGAAGATCTGACATCAGTGAAGAACCATCTG GTCTGCTCTTACCCAAAGGACTTTGAGGTTTTCCGGATCTACCTTTCGGCGTATCATCGAGGTATTGCTGAGTGGCTCACCACAGCGGCCAAGCGAAATCTGGAAACCAACGAGATTTACTTCCTTCTGGACTGGAACAGTAATGTCTACTGCAG GGATGTCCTCTCTCGACCTGAGATTTCCCTCCTTATTAACCCTTCGGAGCTGGGTCCCCTCCTGTCCCCGGAAATACAGAGGATGCTGGAAGAGCAGTGCGTGAATGCGGTGCAG CTCCGTGTGTGCCAAAGGCTGGAAGAAGAGCTGAAAGGAGAGCAAGAGCGATGGAAACTAGAAGCGAAAAACGAGGAGATGCTTTCAAATTTTAGTGGCCGGGTCATCCAG ATAATGAAGCCCCACGTGGACCGGGCACCTGGCATTAGCGAAGGCTTTGGAGTCATGATGTCCCGATCTTGCCTAAGCTGCTTCTCAGAGTTCCTGCACAG CTTCCAAAAAACTGTAGAAAAATACCACGCCGAGAGAGACGAGGTGACCGAGACCTCCGAATCCTACATCTGTAGAGTCATCAGTGTTGTCAACTGCTGCCCTCCATTTAG GGAATTTGCCGCTCGCATGGCACAGTTAGATGCAGAACTTGGGCGCGAGCCTCTGCGACAGGCAGAATCCTCTCTGGACCGCATCACCGGCCTCTGCACGCGTGGGATCTGCGACCTGGTGCTGCGCGACTTGAAG CCCTGCTCCCGGAAGCTCCTGGGCCGTCGGTGGCTGAGCAGTTCGGAAGCATGTGACGGCATGGTGTCAACTTTAGCAGAACGAGCTCCTTCTCTACGCAAAATGAGCCAGGGGCCCTACCAG GTAGCGGTCTCTGAACTCCATCGAAAGGTGCTGCTTGAGCTCGTTCGTCCGCTTGTTCAAGGAAAGATGGCCTGCACCACCTCGAAGACCAGGAAAAAAGTGGCAGCAAAACTAAAAGAAGAAGCTAGACAGCTGGGGCAGATCTTCAGCAGGCTG GAATCTCCTCAACCTTCTTTGGATACAGTAATCCCACGCCTTGCAGAGATTCTCGTCCTGGACGACATTGCAGCCATTCAGATGGAGGTTGGGATGTTAGCCGCAGACTTCCCCGACTTCAG AAAGCGCCACCTGTCGGCCCTTTTGGATGTTCGAGGCCTCTGGGATCCAGGTCCCAGGCATGAGATTCTAGGCGTTCTCCAAGACCTAGAAGGTACAGATGTTCTAGTGCCTTCACGAGGTTCTCCAGGATTCTTTGCAGATATTCTTATCACACGTGACACGCGCTGCATCAATGTTAGCCTCTCCAGAGCCTCGCAACTGGGCAGAAGAGCCTTGAGTCACCTCGGTCGGCGACAAAGGAGCACTCAGAACCGAGGTTTAGGACAAGGGGAAGAAGACACGCAGCTCTAA